The Lycium barbarum isolate Lr01 chromosome 9, ASM1917538v2, whole genome shotgun sequence genome has a segment encoding these proteins:
- the LOC132610872 gene encoding uncharacterized protein LOC132610872, producing the protein MAGGSNPPKRINNPSPRPDPNTQRKSRWDPSTAKSKSSSGSGDPKSKPSPKQPTNPNPNPKPIINNNNNNNPSPRPDPNTHLGGLPPFPFRDPPPPPSYGFHMLERRTVVLADGSVRSYFALPHDYQDFPSFPRGPGGPGFAFPGPEWNPIGIEGANNNAMKRKFGDEGRDGLERLRQQVLEHGNVGPGPVKGGTSSSLYMGGRGGGEEMIRPGKYMRSGGGFEGGSSVGSRIIKHNEVDQSALKKSFLLMVKLIYDNANLKRSYLADGKQGRLQCLACNRTSKDFPDMHTLIMHAYNSDSADSTLVEHLAFHKALCVLMGWNYLTPPDNSKSYLMLSADEATANRDDLILWPPLVIIHNTITGKRDDGRMEGLGNKAMDSYLRGIGFHGGKAKALYSRDGHLGVTLVKFASDQSGLMEAMRLAEYFEKDNHGRNGWARLQPLTLGKDDENNPELCKFDHRTGEKKRIFYGYLGTVNDLEKVDFDFRKKITIASLLDYKPSG; encoded by the exons ATGGCAGGAGGTAGTAACCCTCCAAAACGCATTAACAACCCATCACCAAGACCCGACCCGAATACCCAACGTAAATCCCGTTGGGACCCCTCCACTGCTAAAAGCAAATCTTCTTCCGGCTCCGGCGACCCCAAATCAAAGCCCTCTCCCAAACAACCCACAAACCCTAATCCCAACCCGAAACCCattattaacaacaacaacaacaacaacccatctCCGAGACCCGACCCGAATACCCATTTGGGTGGGCTACCCCCTTTCCCTTTCCGtgacccacccccacccccttcATACGGGTTTCACATGTTAGAACGTAGAACCGTTGTTCTTGCTGATGGTTCCGTTAGGTCTTACTTCGCATTACCCCATGATTATCAAGATTTCCCCTCTTTTCCCCGCGGGCCGGGAGGGCCGGGCTTTGCGTTCCCCGGGCCCGAATGGAATCCGATAGGGATAGAGGGGGCTAATAACAACGCAATGAAGAGGAAGTTTGGTGATGAGGGGAGGGATGGGCTAGAGAGGTTGAGGCAACAAGTGTTGGAACATGGTAATGTGGGCCCGGGCCCGGTTAAGGGCGGGACGAGTAGTAGTTTGTATATGGGTGGTAGAGGAGGAGGGGAAGAAATGATTAGGCCTGGGAAGTATATGAGGAGTGGTGGAGGTTTTGAAGGAGGGAGTAGTGTGGGTAGTAGGATTATTAAGCATAATGAGGTGGATCAAAGTGCATTAAAGAAGTCTTTTTTGCTTATGGTGAAGTTAATTTATGATAATGCAAATCTTAAAAGGAGTTATTTGGCTGATGGAAAGCAAGGGCGTTTGCAGTGTCTTGCTTGTAACAG GACTTCAAAAGATTTTCCTGATATGCACACTCTTATTATGCACGCCTACAACTCGGATAGTGCTGATTCAACACTTGTGGAACATTTGGCCTTTCACAAAGCATTATGTGTTCTGATGGGATGGAACTATTTGACACCTCCTGATAACTCGAAGTCATATCTGATGTTATCTGCTGATGAAGCAACTGCAAACCGAGATGATCTAATTTTGTGGCCACCTTTGGTTATAATCCATAACACTATCACAGGAAAACGTGATGATGGGCGCATGGAGGGTTTGGGAAACAAGGCAATGGATAGTTACCTTAGAG GTATTGGATTTCACGGTGGCAAGGCAAAGGCCTTGTATAGCAGAGACGGTCATCTAGGTGTTACTCTGGTTAAATTTGCAAGCGACCAATCAGGTTTAATGGAAGCCATGCGGTTGGCTGAATATTTTGAGAAAGATAACCACGGGAGAAATGGTTGGGCTCGATTGCAGCCCTTGACTCTAGGTAAGGATGATGAGAACAATCCTGAGCTTTGCAAGTTTGATCATCGGACTGGAGAGAAGAAGAGAATCTTCTATGGTTATCTGGGTACTGTTAACGACTTAGAGAAGGTTGATTTCGACTTTAGAAAGAAGATTACTATTGCTAGCCTATTGGATTACAAGCCATCTGGTTAG
- the LOC132610778 gene encoding photosystem II D1 precursor processing protein PSB27-H2, chloroplastic, with translation MASFIPMNVACPFAISCSSNKIQGTDEYKLQSRSSGILSSKEEATRRQLLAVGLASPLVTLVTFNCGSTVLPAWAEDQEIQDKDESVVGAIKSLFDPNETTKSGKVLPKAYLNSAREVVKTLRESVKEDPNDMSKFRRTADAAKESIREYLGGWRGEKSVVNEVSYVMLEKAIRSLASFYSKAGPSAALPEEIKLEILDDLNKAEEGL, from the exons ATGGCTTCCTTCATTCCCATGAATGTTGCATGTCCATTTGCCATTTCATGCTCTAGTAACAAGATTCAAGGCACTGATGAAT ATAAACTACAATCAAGGAGCTCAGGTATTTTGTCATCTAAAGAAGAAGCAACTCGTCGCCAGCTTCTTGCAGTAGGTCTTGCCAGTCCTTTGGTTACACTCGTAACATTCAACTGCGGCTCAACGGTGCTACCAGCTTGGGCAgaggatcaagagattcaagACAAGGATGAAAGTGTGGTTGGAGCTATTAAGTCCTTGTTTGATCCAAATGAGACAACAAAGTCAGGAAAAGTCTTACCAAAGGCTTACTTGAACTCAGCAAGAGAGGTGGTGAAGACACTGCGTGAATCCGTAAAGGAAGACCCAAACGACATGTCTAAGTTTAGACGAACGGCTGATGCAGCAAAGGAATCCATCAGGGAATACCTTGGTGGATGGAGAGGAGAAAAGTCAGTAGTCAATGAG GTGTCATATGTTATGCTAGAGAAAGCTATTAGATCTTTGGCCAGCTTTTATTCGAAGGCAGGGCCATCTGCTGCACTTCCAGAAGAGATAAAGTTGGAGATCCTAGATGATCTGAATAAAGCGGAAGAAGGATTGTAA
- the LOC132610880 gene encoding imidazoleglycerol-phosphate dehydratase, chloroplastic-like translates to MELSLSSHPLFNSSSLFNSRFKISQTPLFSTNIHHQKLQLLSGTHHKLTASMEPQTTIPHAFDNGSSSQTGRMGEVKRATKETNVHVKINLDGTGVAENNTGIPFLDHMLDQLASHGLFDVHVKATGDIHIDDHHTNEDVALAIGTALLQALGDRKGINRFGDFSAPLDEALIHVSLDLSGRPYLGYDLQIPTQRVGTYDTQLVEHFFQSLVNTSGMTLHIRQLAGKNSHHIIEATFKAFARALRQATEYDLRRGGTIPSSKGVLSRS, encoded by the exons ATGGAGCTTTCACTTTCTTCTCATCCTCTCTTCAACTCTTCTTCATTATTCaattcaagattcaagatttcaCAAACCCCTCTTTTCTCCACAAATATTCATCACCAAAAATTACAACTTTTGAGTGGAACACACCATAAACTAACTGCTTCAATGGAACCTCAAACAACTATTCCTCATGCTTTTGATAATGGGTCTTCATCTCAAACAG GTCGAATGGGGGAGGTGAAGAGGGCTACGAAGGAGACGAATGTGCATGTGAAGATAAACTTGGATGGAACAGGTGTTGCGGAGAATAATACTGGGATCCCATTTCTTGATCACATGTTGGAT CAACTTGCTTCACATGGATTGTTCGACGTGCATGTGAAGGCTACTGGGGACATTCACATTGATGATCACCACACAAATGAAGATGTTGCACTTGCCATTGGAACT GCATTGTTGCAAGCACTTGGCGATAGAAAGGGAATCAATCGCTTTGGTGACTTTTCAGCTCCATTAGATGAAGCACTGATTCATGTTTCACTG GATTTATCAGGAAGGCCATATTTGGGTTACGATTTACAAATACCTACTCAGAGAGTTGGAACTTATGACACTCAG TTGGTGGAACACTTCTTTCAGTCTTTGGTCAACACTTCTGGAATGACACTCCATATTCGACAG CTCGCAGGAAAAAATTCTCATCACATCATTGAGGCAACTTTCAAGGCGTTTGCTAGAGCTCTTCGACAAGCAACTGAATATGACTTGCGTCGTGGTGGAACTATACCCAG CTCAAAAGGGGTTTTGTCTCGATCATAA
- the LOC132610879 gene encoding uncharacterized protein LOC132610879, protein MEGSVRSGGVVKKKSSSGCLIIKKKDDRIGVGSSMGSQKVKKRPRMVESSDLESSEELLEPIRRKSGEKYHNGGVGGVKSGVESRDFGRNGKIESERKRSKLDLFDFDEYDEFDEEMKWNVARTGSSREFVSGGSSRNMMTEKRKHSNIDSSSSLSGSRTKGDEYGVKKRCDFDDDETHIPISSLLRLKYQDSSQEPIRLQGKNGVLKVMVNKKKKIELSHKEYDVESRKGSRSEDVVRKDLLGRASLYSDSKRPEKRPVSIKTEQTELKSQKSVLAKGIKSVDSENDETDTSLKLAPPSSQPVSSKTRGTKEESRSLAAEDVTPVKSKEGKLKRRASMEKQQLQPASSKARVIKEESRYIAAENVTPAKTKEGKLKRGGSTEKQQLRERIRGMLIEAGWTIDYRPRRNRDYLDAVYINPSGTAYWSIIKAYDALQKQSGEDPGKSKHDGGSTSFAPLADELINKLTRQTRKKIEKEMKKKRKDDAKNRDYKKSTMQESAEDTDGDQHEERLSSYVKKKGKFLKSKSNATDQESDGDTSGDSSKGGRSKPDMSGKSSIGAASNTRRSRIIGRCTLLVRRSDKEQDSENDGYVPYTGKRTLLAWMIDSGTVKLSQKVQYMNRRRTRVKLEGWITRDGVHCGCCSKILPVSKFELHAGSTLRQPFQNIMLESGVSLLECLVDAWNRQEESDRQDFHTVNIDEDDPDDDTCGICGDGGDLMCCDGCPSTFHQSCLGIQMLPQGDWHCPNCTCKFCGTASNNAEEGEGAVDGLICCSLCEKKYHKSCSLDRNALATSSNNPSVSFCGQKCQELYDHLQKILGIKHEIEAGFSWSLIQRTDLDSDRSHHAFSQRVECNSKLAVALAVMDECFLPIVDRKSGINIIHNVLYNCGSNFSRLNFRGFYTAILERGDEIISAASIRIHGTQLAEMPYIGTRNIYRRQGMCSRLLSAIETVLSTLKVEKLIIPAISEHMHTWTAVFGFNPLEESQRQGMKSINMLVFPGTDMLQKRLLNGETLEAGVNAGDSKYSVPQLPALVEKADKDSPTKCDDLLDEACVEKIDDGVDASNSPYTPVDLSDSATVRALSADCGSDVQISSKEARSVQSNMEKKLAESTTKSMPSSPSGASMGDQFCIDKVDDGVGASDSPSTPVDSSDSAMVRAQSADCGYGIQISSKEARSVQSNMEKKLAESTTKSMPSSPSGASMGDEVCVEKVDDSVGASDYPTTPVDLSDSAMVRARSADCGSDIQISSKEARSVQSNMEKKLAEPTTKSMPSSPSGASIGTADSGDAASAPSTEVDAQSSEPVHQKLCISLDEPSARNTEVEKQNEEVSDNTSIDANGEGLRTDVTDSCLEPAAQSAVEETDKTKVARNIEVEKQNEEVSDNTSIDANGKGLRTDATDSCLEPAARSAVEETDKTKVSVCVSATCASAKPATDVLSDSTQLSRPDVQNGQHVGLKQTSDIKHLGDADVSMEEGILDASPIGDGVSDNNGAEVSSSRPAIDSSVETSLDAARENNTDGQLGLSPGSQACGLNPSDGRSEEKVSLDKKIVYSEPSQAKSHEVTVVGSSSGNVDSSADVSAELAAEEKIETQV, encoded by the exons ATGGAAGGTAGTGTAAGATCAGGGGGTGTAGTGAAGAAGAAAAGTTCATCAGGGTGTTTGATAATTAAGAAAAAAGATGATAGAATAGGTGTGGGTTCTTCAATGGGTTCACAAAAGGTGAAAAAGAGGCCAAGAATGGTTGAGAGTAGTGATTTGGAGTCGAGCGAAGAGTTATTGGAGCCAATTAGGAGAAAGAGTGGAGAGAAATATCATAATGGGGGAGTTGGTGGTGTAAAAAGTGGTGTGGAAAGTAGAGATTTTGGTAGGAATGGGAAAATTGAGAGTGAGAGGAAGAGAAGTAAGTTAGATTTGTTTGATTTCGACGAATACGATGAATTTGATGAGGAGATGAAGTGGAACGTTGCGAGAACGGGGAGTTCTAGGGAGTTTGTAAGTGGTGGTTCTAGTAGGAATATGATGACTGAGAAGAGGAAGCACTCCAACATTGATAGTTCGAGTAGCTTGTCGGGTAGTAGGACTAAGGGCGATGAATATGGGGTCAAGAAAAGGTGTGATTTTGACGATGATGAAACACATATACCCATTTCATCATTGCTTAGGTTGAAGTATCAGGACTCGTCTCAAGAACCAATAAGATTGCAAGGGAAAAATGGAGTCTTGAAGGTAATGgtgaataagaagaagaagatagaGTTATCACACAAGGAATATGATGTTGAAAGTAGGAAAGGTTCCAGGTCTGAAGATGTTGTCAGGAAGGATTTGCTAGGCCGAGCTTCTTTGTACTCGGATTCTAAACGCCCTGAAAAGCGACCAGTGTCCATTAAAACGGAGCAGACCGAGCTGAAATCACAAAAATCTGTCTTGGCAAAAGGCATTAAGTCTGTAGACTCTGAAAATGATGAGACTGATACATCACTTAAGTTGGCACCACCTAGTTCGCAGCCTGTCAGCTCAAAGACAAGGGGGACTAAGGAAGAAAGCAGGTCCTTAGCAGCTGAAGATGTTACCCCTGTTAAGAGCAAAGAAGGAAAATTGAAGCGACGTGCGAGCATGGAGAAGCAGCAGCTGCAGCCTGCTAGCTCAAAGGCGAGGGTGATTAAGGAAGAAAGCAGATACATTGCAGCTGAAAATGTTACCCCTGCCAAAACCAAAGAAGGAAAATTGAAACGAGGTGGGAGTACTGAGAAGCAGCAACTGCGAGAGAGAATAAGAGGAATGCTTATTGAAGCTGGATGGACCATTGATTATAGACCGAGAAGGAACAGAGATTACTTAGATGCAGTGTATATTAATCCTAGTGGAACAGCGTACTGGTCAATAATTAAGGCTTATGATGCATTGCAAAAACAGTCAGGGGAAGATCCAGGCAAAAGTAAACATGATGGTGGCTCTACTTCATTTGCTCCATTAGCTGATGAGTTAATCAATAAGCTAACCAGGCAAACAAGGAAGAAGATTGagaaagaaatgaagaagaaaagaaaagatgatgCCAAGAACCGAGATTACAAAAAGTCTACCATGCAAGAGTCTGCAGAGGATACAGATGGTGATCAGCATGAGGAGAGGCTAAGTAGCTATgtaaagaagaaaggtaagtttcTGAAAAGCAAGTCTAATGCAACAGATCAGGAGAGTGATGGTGATACAAGTGGCGATTCTTCAAAGGGAGGAAGATCTAAGCCGGATATGTCTGGAAAATCATCTATTGGGGCTGCTTCCAATACAAGAAGAAGTAGGATAATTGGGAGATGTACATTGTTGGTCCGCAGGTCTGATAAGGAGCAAGATTCTGAAAACGATGGGTATGTTCCTTATACTGGAAAAAGAACCTTATTGGCGTGGATGATTGACTCTGGCACAGTGAAGTTAAGTCAGAAGGTTCAATATATGAATCGGAGGAGGACCAGAGTAAAGCTAGAAGGTTGGATTACACGAGATGGCGTCCACTGTGGTTGCTGTAGTAAAATCCTTCCAGTCTCAAAATTTGAGCTGCATGCAGGAAGTACATTGCGTCAaccatttcaaaacataatgttGGAGTCTGGCGTTTCCTTGCTTGAGTGCTTGGTTGATGCATGGAATCGGCAAGAAGAATCTGATCGCCAAGATTTCCACACTGTAAACATCGATGAAGATGACCCTGATGATGACACTTGTGGTATATGTGGTGACGGTGGGGACCTTATGTGTTGTGATGGTTGCCCTTCGACTTTTCATCAGAGCTGTCTGGGTATACAA ATGCTTCCTCAAGGCGATTGGCACTGTCCAAATTGCACATGCAAATTTTGTGGGACCGCCAGTAATAATGCAGAGGAAGGAGAGGGAGCTGTAGATGGGCTTATCTGTTGCAGCCTCTGTGAGAAAAAAT ATCACAAATCATGCAGTCTGGATAGGAATGCTTTAGCCACTAGTTCTAATAATCCATCTGTATCATTTTGTGGGCAGAAATGCCAAGAG CTGTATGATCATTTGCAGAAGATTCTTGGTATCAAACATGAGATTGAAGCTGGATTCTCATGGTCCCTAATTCAACGAACGGATTTAGACTCTGATCGTTCTCATCATGCCTTTTCTCAACGGGTGGAGTGCAATTCTAAACTAGCTGTCGCACTGGCTGTTATGGATGAGTGTTTTTTGCCGATTGTGGATAGAAAAAGTGGCATCAATATTATTCATAATGTTCTTTATAACTGCGG CTCAAACTTTAGTCGGCTGAATTTTCGTGGCTTCTATACTGCAATCTTGGAAAGGGGTGATGAAATAATATCTGCTGCATCCATAAG GATCCATGGAACTCAACTTGCAGAAATGCCATACATTGGAACCAGGAATATATACAGGCGCCAAGGGATGTGCAGCCGGTTGTTGTCTGCTATTGAGACG GTCCTCTCCACTCTAAAAGTTGAGAAGTTGATTATTCCTGCTATATCTGAGCATATGCATACCTGGACAGCAGTTTTTGGATTTAATCCACTTGAGGAATCACAGAGACAAGGAATGAAGTCCATCAATATGTTGGTGTTTCCTGGGACAGATATGCTACAAAAGAGGCTACTAAACGGAGAGACCCTAGAGG CTGGTGTAAATGCTGGTGATTCGAAATATAGTGTTCCTCAGTTGCCTGCTTTGGTTGAAAAAGCTGATAAGGACTCCCCTACTAAGTGCGACGACTTGCTTGATGAAGCCTGCGTAGAAAAAATTGATGACGGTGTTGATGCTTCTAATTCTCCATATACACCTGTTGATTTAAGTGATAGTGCTACGGTTAGAGCACTAAGTGCTGATTGTGGATCTGATGTTCAAATCTCCAGCAAGGAGGCTAGATCTGTTCAATCCAATATGGAGAAGAAGCTGGCTGAATCAACCACAAAATCGATGCCCTCCTCTCCTTCTGGGGCAAGTATGGGCGATCAATTCTGCATAGACAAAGTTGATGACGGTGTCGGTGCTTCTGATTCTCCATCTACACCTGTTGATTCAAGTGATAGTGCTATGGTTAGAGCACAAAGTGCTGATTGTGGATATGGCATTCAAATCTCCAGTAAGGAGGCTAGATCTGTTCAATCCAATATGGAGAAGAAGCTGGCTGAGTCAACCACAAAATCGATGCCCTCCTCTCCTTCCGGTGCAAGTATGGGTGATGAAGTCTGCGTAGAAAAAGTTGATGACAGTGTCGGTGCTTCTGATTATCCAACTACACCTGTCGATTTAAGTGATAGTGCTATGGTTAGAGCACGGAGTGCTGATTGTGGCTCTGATATTCAAATCTCTAGTAAGGAGGCTAGATCTGTCCAATCCAATATGGAGAAGAAGCTGGCTGAACCAACCACAAAATCGATGCCCTCCTCTCCTTCCGGTGCAAGTATTGGAACCGCTGATTCAGGAGATGCTGCATCGGCTCCTTCCACAGAAGTTGATGCCCAGTCATCTGAGCCAGTCCATCAAAAATTGTGCATTTCATTGGATGAACCTTCTGCCAGGAACACTGAGGTAGAGAAACAGAATGAGGAGGTTTCAGATAATACCTCCATTGATGCCAATGGGGAAGGTTTACGGACTGATGTCACAGATAGTTGTTTGGAACCTGCTGCGCAAAGTGCAGTAGAAGAAACTGACAAGACGAAAGTTGCCAGAAACATTGAGGTAGAGAAACAGAATGAGGAGGTTTCAGATAATACCTCCATTGATGCCAATGGGAAAGGTTTGCGGACAGATGCCACAGATAGTTGTTTGGAACCTGCTGCGCGAAGTGCAGTTGAAGAAACTGACAAGACAAAAGTTTCAGTATGTGTATCTGCAACTTGTGCGAGTGCAAAGCCTGCAACAGATGTCCTCTCAGACTCTACTCAACTAAGTAGACCTGACGTGCAGAATGGGCAACATGTGGGTTTAAAGCAAACTTCTGATATTAAACACCTTGGTGATGCAGATGTTTCCATGGAGGAGGGAATTTTGGATGCCTCTCCAATTGGTGATGGAGTTAGTGATAATAATGGTGCTGAAGTTTCTTCTTCTAGACCTGCTATTGATTCCTCGGTTGAAACTTCTTTGGATGCTGCCCGGGAAAATAACACTGACGGTCAACTTGGTCTCTCTCCTGGATCTCAAGCATGTGGCTTGAACCCTTCTGATGGCCGTTCTGAAGAAAAAGTTTCTCTTGATAAGAAGATAGTTTACTCTGAGCCTAGTCAGGCAAAAAGTCATGAAGTGACTGTGGTAGGCAGTTCCAGTGGAAATGTTGATTCCTCTGCTGATGTATCTGCAGAACTTGCTGCTGAAGAAAAGATTGAGACTCAGGTCTAA